TTGTCCATGGTGGCGTCCGGGTTGTGCCAGTAGCCAAGGAACATCACCGGGTTGGGCCGTGCGATGGCGATGTTGCCCACGGCCCCTGTGGGTAGCGGCGTGCCGTCGTCATCGACGATGGTGACGTCATGCCCGCGCACGGCGCGTCCGATGGCGCCGGGCAGCGCCGGGAATTCCGCCGCGCACGAGGAGACGACCATATTGCACTCCGTCTGCCCGTAGAACTCGTTGATGTCGACGCCGAGGTGCTCGCGTCCCCACGCCAGCAGTTCGGGGCCGAGCGACTCGCCGCCGCTGGCGACGGAGCGCAATTGCAGCGGCCAGTGGTCGCGCGGGGATGGCACAGTGCGCAGCATCTTGAGCGCGGTCGGCGGCAGGAAGGTATTTCGCACGCCGTGACGCGCCATCAGATCGAAGGCGGCCACCGGATCGAACTTTTCGAAGCGTCGTGACAGGACCGGCACGCCGTGATGCGGCGCGGGCAACAGCACGTCGAGCAGCCCGCCGATCCAGGCCCAGTCGGCGGGCGTCCAGATCAGATCGCCCTCCTGCGGGAAGCCGTTGTGCGACGTCTCCACCCCCGGCAAATGCCCGAGCAGCACCCGATGCGCGTGCAGCGCGCCCTTGGGTTTGCCCGTGGTGCCGGAGGTGTAGATGATCACGGCCGGTGCGTCGGCGCGGGTCTGGACGGGCTCGAAATGCGTATCGCGCGAGACGATCGCTGGCCACAGTGCGAGCAAACCGTCTTCGGCGACGCCCCAGTCCTCATCGTCGGCGACGTGATGATGCGCTTCGGGCAGATCGTCATGGACGACGTACACGAGTCGCAGGTCGGGTAGCTCGGCGCGGATGTCGTCGATCTTGCCGATGCTCGCGAGGTCGGTGACGAGCACTGCTGCGCCGGAGTTCTGCAGACGATAGGCGAGCGCTTCCGGGCCAAACAGCGTGAATAGCGGGACGGCGATCGCACCGAGTTTGTACGCGGCGACGTGGGCGACGAGTGTGGCGGGCGACTGCGGCAGGAAGATGCCGATGCGGTCCCCCGCCTTGACGCCGTTGGCGCGCCATTCGTTGGCGAGTTGATTGGAGAGTTGTTTGAGGACGCCGAATGTGAGGCGCACGTGCGCGCCGTCTGCGCTTTCGTGGATGAGGGCAAGACGGTTGGTGCCGTCGGCCCACTTGTCGCAGACGTCGACGCCAATGTTGTAGAGCGTGGGGATCTGCCAGGTGAAGGGCGCGGCAGTCGAGTCGGCGTTTGCCGGGTTGGTTGCGTTCTTGTTTGGCGCGGGGGTCACGCGCTCGCCACTGGCGTCATTCGACGTCTCTTGGGCGGGGGCACGGGAGGTGTCGGCATCCATGCGGTGTCTCCGGGGTCATGTCTGGCCTCGCACGGTAACGCCGGGGGCGTACACCGCACGTCTTCAGGCATGATGCATGCCGGGCGGTGACAAGACAAGGGGGGACGGGGGTCATCCCAGGAAATTAGCGGGGTGTGAGGCGATTTTGGTTGCGCGAAGGCTTCACACGGCGGGATGTACAGGTATAATGCGCGCTGCCGTGCGGTACTGGTCTGCTTTGGAGCGTAAACGACTCCGACGCCGATGACACCGGACCGCACGCATCTCAAGTCGTCACCCGGACGACATCCCAGGCCACGATTCTGCATCGTGCGCAACGCCCCGGAGGCGTGCCAGAGTGGTTTAATGGACCGGTCTTGAAAACCGGCGAAGGGGTAACCCTTCCGTGAGTTCGAATCTCACCGCCTCCGCCAGAATTTCTTGGGTTTCACGGTAGTGCCTACTGACATCCGCAAGCGGTGCTCCGCAATTTTTTCGGGGTTGCTCCGCAAAAGCTGGGAAAGCTGCGGCTGCACCGAACCGCAAAACTGACTGCGACAGCAGGTTTTACGCACTCTCGCAGTCGTCAGACCTTTTTATTTTCCAGTCTTGGCAGGCTTCACCGCAGGCATCGGTGGTGGTTTCTTGTTTACAGGCGGAAGATTTGCATTCCGTTCTTCCCTGCGAGGTGGCACCAAATTGGGCGTAGGTTTCTGATTATTCATCGGCGTGTCCGTAATGATGATTTAGATACTGAAATGCCCTTTCCTCTCCCTTCTGCAAGAGTTGAGGGTTGTCCGGCAGCCCCCCATGGGGAAAATGAGCTTTGAGAGCCTTAGACACACGCTCCTGAAGATCCGCCCTTGCTTTGCTTATCTCGACGTCGGTCAACAGTCCGTCGGCAATCTCACACCATTTGCGCTCTGCCCAGTTTTGGATTGATTTGTACTCATGAGCGCACGCAGACGCCGACTTGACCCGTGCAGAAAACGGAAGAAACTTGCTCGTCGCCGACACAATCTGCGTTGCAACAATAATCCCGCTCCAAATCAGCGGAAACTGTTTGAATATGGCCCAAATTCCGAGACTTGCCGAAGACGCCACGGCTAGCACGACATTCGTGCGACGCTCCTTAACGATAGACTCCTGACAATACGCATCCAGAAAATACCCATGAACAATGAGTTCGTAAAGCGCACGCCAGAATCGCTGTTGGGACATGCGAAACCTACTTCGTTGGTGCGGGTTTGGGCGGCTTAATCGTTGGCACCGGAGGTGGGCGGCGCAACACTGGAGGCATTGAGTCGCCGACGTGTCCGCTTGTCGTTGGCGGAACGTGTGTTTTTGACGTCATTGGGATAATCTTTTCGTTTAGTTAAGAAGTTCGCCTAGCCGGCGGACGTGCCCCTTTTTGGCGTACAAGCTGCTCAGTAAGCGTCACTCTAAGGCCGTCTTGACGATCAGAGCTTGACCTCTGAGAGCCGCTGATTCGTCAGCACGAGATCGAAAGCGGCGGGATCGAAGCTGCCGCCACACCTCTCGAGGAAGTGGTCGTGTTCCTCGTGCGTCGGATCGGTGATCGCTTCGAGGAAGTCGGCATATCCTGGAACTCCACCGACGTCTTCCGGTGGACACGCATTCTGCCCGTCCAGGCACAGCGGCTGGCGCATGTCTGGATCAGGCGTCAGCGCCTTCTCGACCTTGATCCGATGCTGCCAGTTGTCCCCGTAATCGTAGACGTAGGTGAATGACTTCAACCCGCCCAGCGCCTTCGCCAGCGTGACCCGTGCTTCATTGAGCATTGGCGGATCGCTCTCGAACCCGAAGTCATCCGGTTCACCATAGTTGGTTTCGCCGAAGACGAATTCGTGCAGGTGCCCGCCCTCCCAGCCCATGGCCAGCAGTAGCACGACATGCAGCTTGCCCAGCCGGATCGAACCGGGAACGATGATTCGGCGCCAAATCGCAGGCTTGATGTACTTCAGCTCAACGCGCAGTACGTAATCGGGCACTGGCGCCTTGACTCGGCGCACAGCAGGTCTGAGGGGGTGGACCATCGGATTGATTCTCAGGCGGCGTGCTGCTCGACGTGTTCGGCTGACATCAGGCTCCACGGCAGCAACTCGTCGATGCGGTTGATGGGATGATCGGCGATGCGCTCAAACACCGTGCGCAGGTACGCAAACGGATCGAAGCCGTTCAGGCGTGCAGTACCGATCAGGCTGTAGATCACCGCCGCGCTTTCGCCGCCGCCGTCTGAGCCTGCGAACAGATAATTGCGCCTGCCGAGGACCAGCGGCCTGATCGCACGCTCCGCCGTATTGTTGTCCACCTCGACGCGCCCGTCTTCGCAATAGTGTGTGAGTGCGTGCCAGTGCCCCAGCGAGTATCTGATCGCCTTGGCCAACCCCGACTTCGTCGAGACCTGTGAGAGCGAGTGTTCGAGCCAAGCCTTCAGCTCGGTGAGCAACGGTGCCGAGCGTTGCTGACGCGCAGACAGGCGCACGTCCGGCGTCTGGCCGCGAACCTCGCGTTCAACAACATATAGCGCCCCGATGCGGCGCAGTGCTTCTTCGGCAATCGGTGAGCTGTCCAGCTTGTACAGGTCGTAGAACTTGCGCCGCGCATGCGCCCAGCATCCGGCCTCGATGACCGTGCCGTCACGATACAGGGCGTCATACCCGCTGAAGGCATCTGCCTGCAGGATTCCCGTGTAGCCCGCCAGATGTTCCCGAGGTCGCTCCCCTTTGCGGTCGGGTGAGTACCTGTACCAGACTGCTGGTGGCGCACGGCTTCCTGCCGGGCGGTCATCGCGCACATAGGTCCACAGGCGCGCCGTGCGTGTCTTGCCACGCCCCGGCTCCAGCACAGGCATGGGCGTGTCGTCGGTATGGATCTTGTCTGCATCGCGCACGTAACGACCAAGTGCATCGGACAGCGGTTGCAGCAGCGCAGCTGCTTCACGCACCCACGAAGCCAGTGTTGCCCGATCCAGTTCGATGCCCGCGCGTCGATAGATGCCGGCCTGCCGGTAGAGCGGCGTATGGTCAGCGTACTTCGCGACGACGACCTGTGCGAGCAGCCCCGCACCCGCCATCGAGCGTGCTATCGGCCGCGAAGGTGCCAGCTCCTGCACGACTGCGGCACAGCGCGGGCAGCTCAGCTTCGGACGGACGTGACGCAGTACCTTGAAGTAGCCGGGCACATAGTCGAGCACCTCCGAGACGTCCTCGCCGAGTGCTCGCATCTGTTTGCCGCACTCCGGGCATCCGCAGTTTGACGGCGCATGCACAACCGTTTCGCGAGGAAGATGGGCAGGGAAGTGCCGCGACTTGCGGCGCAGCGGGACAACGTTCGTTGTGGCTGATGTATCAGCAGCCGTATCAGCATCGGGCACCTTCGACGTCGCGGTCATGGCCGATTCAGCAGCGGGCAGTTCACCGAGCGCGAGCTGCAACTGGTCCATCAGTTCGGTCATGCGCTCCGATGACCGCCCATACTGCCAACGCTTGAGTCGCGAGATCTCGGCCAGCAACTGTGCGATGGTCTCGTCGCGCGAAGCAACGATTCGCTTGAGTGCGGGGATGTCATCGGGCAGATGGCTAGCTGGCATGCGTGCCAGTGTAAATGAAGCCCACGGGTTTGTGGACCCTCGCTTCCCCCTTTACGCCGCGTGCGTCGGCTGCCACGTCCGCTCGGGATGCCGCCAATCAATCCCCTCGAGCAGCATCGACAGTTGGGCGGCAGATAGATGGACCGTTCCTGAATCCGCTTGTGGCCACACGAAGCGTCCGCGCTCGAGTCGTTTCGCGTACAGGTTCATGCGGTAATGCCCCCGTTTTCCACGGTCAGCAGAAGTAGAAACTAAGCGACCATGGCAAGCCGCTGCTTCGGGGTAAAACCGCCCAATGCCATATTCGGGCGCTCGTGATTGTAAATCCACATCCAGTCGGCCGCCGCTTCGCGAACCTGCTCCAGGTCCTCCCACAGGTACTGCGACAGCCATTCGTATCGCGCAGT
The Pandoraea oxalativorans genome window above contains:
- the tnpB gene encoding IS66 family insertion sequence element accessory protein TnpB, translated to MNLYAKRLERGRFVWPQADSGTVHLSAAQLSMLLEGIDWRHPERTWQPTHAA
- the tnpC gene encoding IS66 family transposase, coding for MPASHLPDDIPALKRIVASRDETIAQLLAEISRLKRWQYGRSSERMTELMDQLQLALGELPAAESAMTATSKVPDADTAADTSATTNVVPLRRKSRHFPAHLPRETVVHAPSNCGCPECGKQMRALGEDVSEVLDYVPGYFKVLRHVRPKLSCPRCAAVVQELAPSRPIARSMAGAGLLAQVVVAKYADHTPLYRQAGIYRRAGIELDRATLASWVREAAALLQPLSDALGRYVRDADKIHTDDTPMPVLEPGRGKTRTARLWTYVRDDRPAGSRAPPAVWYRYSPDRKGERPREHLAGYTGILQADAFSGYDALYRDGTVIEAGCWAHARRKFYDLYKLDSSPIAEEALRRIGALYVVEREVRGQTPDVRLSARQQRSAPLLTELKAWLEHSLSQVSTKSGLAKAIRYSLGHWHALTHYCEDGRVEVDNNTAERAIRPLVLGRRNYLFAGSDGGGESAAVIYSLIGTARLNGFDPFAYLRTVFERIADHPINRIDELLPWSLMSAEHVEQHAA
- a CDS encoding acyl-CoA synthetase gives rise to the protein MDADTSRAPAQETSNDASGERVTPAPNKNATNPANADSTAAPFTWQIPTLYNIGVDVCDKWADGTNRLALIHESADGAHVRLTFGVLKQLSNQLANEWRANGVKAGDRIGIFLPQSPATLVAHVAAYKLGAIAVPLFTLFGPEALAYRLQNSGAAVLVTDLASIGKIDDIRAELPDLRLVYVVHDDLPEAHHHVADDEDWGVAEDGLLALWPAIVSRDTHFEPVQTRADAPAVIIYTSGTTGKPKGALHAHRVLLGHLPGVETSHNGFPQEGDLIWTPADWAWIGGLLDVLLPAPHHGVPVLSRRFEKFDPVAAFDLMARHGVRNTFLPPTALKMLRTVPSPRDHWPLQLRSVASGGESLGPELLAWGREHLGVDINEFYGQTECNMVVSSCAAEFPALPGAIGRAVRGHDVTIVDDDGTPLPTGAVGNIAIARPNPVMFLGYWHNPDATMDKYRGDFLLTGDSGFVDENGYITFTGRSDDVITSAGYRIGPGPIEDCLIRHPSVQFAAVVGEPDDLRTEIVKAFVVLREGYEPSDALAKEIQDFVKHRLAAHEYPRKVVFLPELPMTVTGKIIRKALREMGGALG
- a CDS encoding plasmid pRiA4b ORF-3 family protein, whose translation is MVHPLRPAVRRVKAPVPDYVLRVELKYIKPAIWRRIIVPGSIRLGKLHVVLLLAMGWEGGHLHEFVFGETNYGEPDDFGFESDPPMLNEARVTLAKALGGLKSFTYVYDYGDNWQHRIKVEKALTPDPDMRQPLCLDGQNACPPEDVGGVPGYADFLEAITDPTHEEHDHFLERCGGSFDPAAFDLVLTNQRLSEVKL